The Streptomyces sp. NBC_01142 genomic interval CCTGACCCGCTCCGCCCTGCTCATGCAGACCCAGGCCGATCTGCTCCAACTGCCCGTCGAGGTATCGGCGTTGCCCGATGCGACCGCGCTGGGGGTCGGCGCCGTGGCGATGCTGGGTATGGATCCGAGCCTGACGGCCGAGGAAGCCGTCCCGGCCTGGAAGCCGTCCGCCGTCTACGAGCCGCGGATCAGTGAGGCCGCGGCCGCCGAACGCCTCGCGGGCTTCCGCGCCCAGGTCGAAGCGCTGCTGGACCGTACGCCGCCGGCCGCCCACTGAAGGACAGAACAGGCACCATGACCGTCACGACCGCAGGGGAACTGCCGGACACCGTCCACGACGTGATCGTCGTCGGCGCCGGTGTGGTCGGCACGGCCATCGCCCGCGAACTCGCCCGCCACCGGCTGCGTACCGCCCTCCTCGATGCCTGCGACGACGTCGGCAGTGGCACGTCGAAGGCGAACACGGCGATCGTGCACACCGGCTTCGACGCCGTGCCGGGATCCCTGGAATCCCGGCTCGTACGCGAAGGGCAGCGGCGGCTGGCCGCGTACGCCACGGAAACCGGCATCCCCGTCGAGCCGCTCGGCGCGCTCCTCGTCGCCTGGGACCAGGAGCAGCTCGCCGCCCTCCCCGGGCTCGCCGCCAAGGCCGAACGCAACGGCTACCACGACGCGCGCCTGATCTGCGCCGACGAGGTGCGTGTACGAGAGCCGCACCTCGGACCGGGCGCACTCGGCGCGCTCGACGTCCCGGGCGAAAGCATCATCTGCCCCTGGACGACAACACTCGCGTACGCCACCCAGGCCGTCCGCGGCGGCGTCGATCTGCATCTGAACTGCCGGGTGGAGTCCGTGACCAGCGGCACCCACCACGAACTTGCCACCACCCGAGGCCTGTTGCGCACGCGCTACCTCGTCAACGCCGCCGGTCTGTACGCCGACGCACTCGACCGGCAGCTCGGACACGGGGACTTCACCGTCACCCCCCGCCGCGGCCAGCTGATCGTCTTCGACAAGCTCGCCCGTGACCTGGTCCGCCATATCCTGCTGCCGGTCCCGACCGCGCTCGGCAAGGGCGTGCTGGTGGCGCCCACCGTGTACGGCAATGTGATGCTCGGCCCGACCGCCGAGGACGTCGACGACAAGGAAGCCACCGCATCGACGGCCGAAGGGCTGGCCGCCCTGCGCGAGAAGGGCCGGCGGATCATGCCCGAGCTGCTCGACGAGGAGGTCACCGCCGTCTACGCGGGACTGCGCGCCGCCACCGAGCACGACGACTACCGGATCCGCGCCCACGCGCGGCAGCGGTACATCGCCGTGGGCGGCATCCGCTCCACCGGACTGACCGCCTCCATGGCCATCGCCGCGTACGTCACCGAGCTGCTCGCCGACGCCGGGCTCGGCCTCGGGCCGGCGAGTGAACTGGAGCCCCTGCGCATGCCCAACCTCGGGGAGGCACTTCCGCGCCCCTACCAACGCGCCGACCTCATCGCGGCGGACCCCGCGTACGGCACGCTCGTCTGCCACTGCGAACGTGTCTCGCGCGGTGAGATCCGCGATGCGCTGGACAGTACGGTCCCGCCGGGCTCGCTCGACGGACTCCGGCGCCGTACCCGTGCACGAGGCGGCCGCTGCCAGGGCTTCTACTGCGGGCCGGCCGTGCGCGACCTCTTCGAGGCCGGACAGCTCGGGGCGGGGCGATGAGCCGGCGGACACGTACGGCCGACGTCCTCGTCGTCGGCGCGGGCCCGGCCGGACTCGCCGCAGCCGCGCGGCTGGCCGCGGCGGGCGCGGGCCGCGTCGAGATCCTCGAGCGCGAACAGCAGCCCGGCGGCATCCCGCGCCACTGCCACCACGGCGGCTTCGGGCTGCGCGACCTGCGCCGTCCGATGAACGGCCCGCAGTACGTCCGCCACCTCGTCGACGCCGCGGTACGTGCCGGAGCGGACCTGCGCACCGGCGTCACCGTCACGGGATGGGCAGGCTCGCGCACCGTGGACACCACGAGCCCGGCAGGCCTGGAACGGATCACCGCACGGGCGGTCGTCCTGGCCACCGGAGCGCGCGAACGGCCGCGCAGCGCCCGGCTGGTGCCCGGCACCCGGCCGGCCGGGGTGCTCACGACGGGCGAGCTCCAGCAGGCGGTCCACCTCCACGGGCAGCGGGTCGGCAGCCGCGCCGTCGTCGTCGGCGCGGAGCCCGTCGCCTTCTCCGCGGTGGGCACCCTCCGGGCGGGCGGCGTCGAGGTCGTCGCGATGGTCACCGACCAGGCGCGCCCGCCGCAGACACTGCTCCGCGGCATCCCGCTGCTCACCCATGCCACGGTGACCGGACTGACCGGCCGGGGCCGCCTGACCGGAGTCGGGCTGCGGCACCGGGACGGCAGAACCACCACCGTCGGCTGCGACACCGTCGTCTTCACCGGCGACTGGATCCCCGACCACGAGCTGGCCAGACGCGGCGGAATCACGCTCGACCCCGGCACCCGGGGACCGGCCGTCGATGCCGCGTTCCGTACGGACGAGTCCGGCGTCTTCGCCGTCGGTAATCTGCTGCACGGAGGCGAGCGGGCGGACACCGCCGCCGAGGAGGGACGGCACGCCGCGGGCCCTGTACTGCGGCACCTCGCCGGGGAGCAATGGCCCACAACCACGCTGCCCGTGCAGGTCGAATGGCCGCTGTGCTGGGCCGCACCCAACATCATCGACCCCGACGGGCCGGCACCACGGCACGGCCGGTTCACACTGCGGACGTCCCGGACACTCGCCGGGCCGCGCCTTGTCGTCACCCAGGACGACCAGGTCCTGCACCGGCAACGTCTGCTCCGTCCCGCGGTGCCGGGGGGCCGTGCGCTCCAGTTGCGCGCCGACTGGATCAGTGGCGTGGACGTACGGGGCGGCCCCGTGCTGATCGCCGCGTACTGAACCCGCTACCGACTCCGGTACCGCATCCCGGGGTGCCGGTAAGAACTCTGTCGTTGAAGCCGGGCCGGGACGATCGGCGATCGTGGCACGGGCGCCGATGGATGTTGACGAGCTGGTTGAGCACTGGACGCTGCTGAAGGACGAGCAGGCGCTCGTGGCGGGCAAGCGTGGTGCGACGCGGTTGGGCTTCGCTGTGCTGCTGAAGTACTACACGCAGTACGGGCGGTTTCCCCGGGGCCGGTTCGAGCTGCCGGGCGAGGCCGTGGAGTTCGTCGCGCGGCAGGTGCAGGTACCCGCGTCCGAGCTGGGGGCGTACGAGTGGACCGGCCGGACGATCGAGTATCACCGTGCGCAGATCTGCGGGCACCTGGGCTTCCGTGAGTGCACCGTTGCGGACGCGGACAAGCTGACGCCTGGCTGGCCGAGCACGTCGCGTGCAAGGAACGGCGGCATCTACGATGGGCCGGTGACCGAGACACTGCCCCCCCGTGGGCATTGACCTCTTCGACGTTGAACGGCTCCTGCTGACCGAAGCTGCGGAGCCGCCGCTGCCGCCCCAGGACGCTGAGGCCCGAGACCGGGTGTGGGACATGGCAGTCCGGGCCAACCCCACCCTCTTCGACGGGCCTGTGGTGGCGTGTGGGGGACTGGAGCGGACTGGCCCGCGCATCCTGCGCCTCTCCTGGGTGCGTGTGACCTACCGGCACTACGCCTTGCGTCGCGTTCCCGGCGCCACCGCACTGCCCTCGTTGTTCGTGAACGTCGTCCAGCCGACAGACGACGGCCGTGTGCTGGCAGCGAGGATGTCGCCCTCTACGGCCGCCCCGGGCCGCTGGCAGCTGCCAGGGGGGTCTGTGGAGCCTCCCCAGAACGGGGCGGTGCTGGACGAGTCGGCACTCGCCGGCCAGGCCGCGCGAGAGCTCGCTGAGGAGGTGGGGATCGGCGCGGCCACCGAGGACCTGAAGCTGTGGGTCGTCACCCGCGGCGAGAACAGCAGCATCGGCCTGACCTACCTCGCCCCGGCTCTTCCCGAGGAAACGCTGCGCGCAGACTTCACCGCTGCTGCAGCAGCCGAGCGCGTCCAGGGCCGCGAACCTGAACTCGACGACATCGCCCTGGTGCGCTCGCCGGACGAACTGGCCGGTCTGGCCGGTCCACACGCGGACTATCTGGAGCCGATCGCCTGCCGCTTCTCCGGGTGCCGCTGAGGTCAGACGCGGGCGAGGAAGTCGCGTCCCCGTTCGTCGAGCTCGGCCACGCACCGCAGGCCACGGGCCCGGAAGCGTGCGAGGTCGCTGCGCATGCGGGAGACCGCCTTTCGGGTGCGGACGGAGCGGACACCGCCCATGTGGTCGAAGGCCCGGTGCCAGGTGGCGCACGCCTGCTCAACGCTGCCGCGCTTGAGGTGCATCTCCGCGCCTGCGACCAGGTCCAGGGCAACGATGCGCGCGTACATCGACGGCCGATCAGGACCCCGATCATCAGATCGACGCACTACTCCACCACGATGTCGACCGCGACAACATCCACGCCGACGTCGCCAGCGGCGCGAAGGCGTCCCGCCCGAAGCTCGACCTCGTCATGCAGCTGCTTAGCGAAGGCGACACGCTGCAGGTCACCCAGCTCGACCGGCTCTCCCGCTCCGTGCTGCACCAGGTGACCCTCGGCGCCGAACTGCGCGAGCGCGGCATCGGGCTGCACGTCATCGAGCAGGGCATCGACACCGCCACCACGTAGGGCCGGGCGACGTTCGGGATGCTGTCCGTACTGGCAGAGCTTCAGCGCGAGCTGATCGTGGCGAACACCAACGACGGACTCGCCTCCGCACAGGCTCGCGGCCGGGTCGGCGGGCGCCGGCCACGCTTCACCGAGGACCAGGCCGCACTCGCCCAACGGCTCTACGACGAGCGGGAGAAGACCGTCCAGCAGAT includes:
- a CDS encoding FAD-dependent oxidoreductase → MTVTTAGELPDTVHDVIVVGAGVVGTAIARELARHRLRTALLDACDDVGSGTSKANTAIVHTGFDAVPGSLESRLVREGQRRLAAYATETGIPVEPLGALLVAWDQEQLAALPGLAAKAERNGYHDARLICADEVRVREPHLGPGALGALDVPGESIICPWTTTLAYATQAVRGGVDLHLNCRVESVTSGTHHELATTRGLLRTRYLVNAAGLYADALDRQLGHGDFTVTPRRGQLIVFDKLARDLVRHILLPVPTALGKGVLVAPTVYGNVMLGPTAEDVDDKEATASTAEGLAALREKGRRIMPELLDEEVTAVYAGLRAATEHDDYRIRAHARQRYIAVGGIRSTGLTASMAIAAYVTELLADAGLGLGPASELEPLRMPNLGEALPRPYQRADLIAADPAYGTLVCHCERVSRGEIRDALDSTVPPGSLDGLRRRTRARGGRCQGFYCGPAVRDLFEAGQLGAGR
- a CDS encoding NAD(P)/FAD-dependent oxidoreductase, with the translated sequence MSRRTRTADVLVVGAGPAGLAAAARLAAAGAGRVEILEREQQPGGIPRHCHHGGFGLRDLRRPMNGPQYVRHLVDAAVRAGADLRTGVTVTGWAGSRTVDTTSPAGLERITARAVVLATGARERPRSARLVPGTRPAGVLTTGELQQAVHLHGQRVGSRAVVVGAEPVAFSAVGTLRAGGVEVVAMVTDQARPPQTLLRGIPLLTHATVTGLTGRGRLTGVGLRHRDGRTTTVGCDTVVFTGDWIPDHELARRGGITLDPGTRGPAVDAAFRTDESGVFAVGNLLHGGERADTAAEEGRHAAGPVLRHLAGEQWPTTTLPVQVEWPLCWAAPNIIDPDGPAPRHGRFTLRTSRTLAGPRLVVTQDDQVLHRQRLLRPAVPGGRALQLRADWISGVDVRGGPVLIAAY
- a CDS encoding DUF4158 domain-containing protein, with the protein product MARAPMDVDELVEHWTLLKDEQALVAGKRGATRLGFAVLLKYYTQYGRFPRGRFELPGEAVEFVARQVQVPASELGAYEWTGRTIEYHRAQICGHLGFRECTVADADKLTPGWPSTSRARNGGIYDGPVTETLPPRGH
- a CDS encoding NUDIX hydrolase; amino-acid sequence: MGIDLFDVERLLLTEAAEPPLPPQDAEARDRVWDMAVRANPTLFDGPVVACGGLERTGPRILRLSWVRVTYRHYALRRVPGATALPSLFVNVVQPTDDGRVLAARMSPSTAAPGRWQLPGGSVEPPQNGAVLDESALAGQAARELAEEVGIGAATEDLKLWVVTRGENSSIGLTYLAPALPEETLRADFTAAAAAERVQGREPELDDIALVRSPDELAGLAGPHADYLEPIACRFSGCR
- a CDS encoding helix-turn-helix domain-containing protein, which codes for MLSVLAELQRELIVANTNDGLASAQARGRVGGRRPRFTEDQAALAQRLYDEREKTVQQIADMFGVPRPTVYGHLDKTKTVPRQPKKTVVTKP